The DNA region CGAGGTGGTGCAGGGCCTGGCCTCGCCGAGCACCCCGTGGCCGCGTGCCTCGACGGCATGCAGCAGGGCCTGGACGACGGGCGGCGCCGACGGGCCGATGCCCTGCTGGGCCACCCGGGCCAGCTGTACGGCTTCCCTGCCGTGGCCGAGGTAGACCGCCTGCCGGCTCATGGTGATCAGGACGTAGCTGCCGTACGCGCGGTCCCCGGCTGCCTGGGCGAGCCGCAGTGCCTGGACGAAGTACCGCTGGGCCAGGCCGTGGGCCGCGATGTCGTACGAGGTCCAGCCCGCCAGCCGGGTCAGGTCGGCGGCGGCGGAGAAGAGCCGGCGCCCGGTGGCCTCCCCGTACGTCCCGCGGAGCATGGGTTCCGTCTCGTGCTCCAGGTACCGGACGAGGGCCTGGCGGGCGTGGCCGCCGCCGTAGGCGTTGTCGAGGGTGCGGAAGAGCTCGCCGACCGAGCGCAGGGCGGCGACATCGCCGCCGCTGACCCGCTGGCCGGGGCTGCGGTCGGACTGCCGCTGCCGGGGTACGCCGGGGGCGCCCGGCAGCCCTGTTCCCACGGGGGCCGGGGTGGCCAGAGAGCCTGGTGGCACGGACGGGCCGGAGGGCCGGGAGGGCATGGGGCCACGGGCGCCGCCGCGGCCGCCGGTGCCGTTTGCCCCCGCCCCGCTGTGCGCCCCGTACGAGCCGTGCGCTCCCGGTACTCCGCGCGCCCCGCCGGGGCCACCGGGCCGCACGGGACCACCGGCCTCGGCGACTCCCGTCGCCCCGGCTAACCTGCCGGCCCCACCGCCCGCGTGGGCCCCTCCGGTCACGCCGTGCGCCCCCTGGGGCGAGGGCTCGCTCCCCCGCCCCACCCACTCGTCGGCCCGTCCGATCAGCCAGTCCCTGCTGGGGACGACGAGCCCGGCCGGAGTGAAGGCGATCTTGCGCAGCTCCGCATGGCTGCCCGAGTCCTTCCGCCACAGCCCGCTGACGATGTCGACCGCCTCCGCGGGTGTGGCCGCGAACTCCAGGCCCGCGTAGACCGGGGCGCATGCGTCGAGGCCCAGGTCCTGCGCGGAGAGGCGGCGCCCGAGACGCCGGGTGAAGACCTCGGCGATCAGCGCGGGGGTGGTCCCGCGGGGCTGCTGACCGCGCAGCCAGCGGGTCACGGACGTCTTGTCGTACCGCAGGTCGAGGCCGTGCTCCAGACCGAGTTGGTCCACTCTGCGGGCGAGGCCGGCGTTGGAGAAGCCGGCCTCGGTGATGAGAGAGGCGAGTCGGCGGTTGGGGGTGCGCTGCGGAGGTCGTTCCGACATCAGCTGTACGGTCTCCTGCCTTCGTGGCCGGGCGGGCAGCCCTTATGGAACGGCGTGAATTTAGCGGCCTCCGCAGCGGTCACAGCCACGTTCGCTTCGCTTTCATCCGATCGTGTGAGGATTGAGGTTGGCGCTGACGGGAAGACCTGCCGGGCCACCGTCCGAGGGCCGGTCGTACAGTGGCCCGGGGCGTGATTTCAGTGCATGGTGACGTGGCTCCGGGCACCCCCGGCTCCCGGCACCGCGAGTAGGAAGGCATCTGTCGTGGCTGAGCTTCGGTTCGTCCGGCTGGGATTCGGCGGGGAA from Streptomyces sp. NBC_01591 includes:
- a CDS encoding regulator, which codes for MSERPPQRTPNRRLASLITEAGFSNAGLARRVDQLGLEHGLDLRYDKTSVTRWLRGQQPRGTTPALIAEVFTRRLGRRLSAQDLGLDACAPVYAGLEFAATPAEAVDIVSGLWRKDSGSHAELRKIAFTPAGLVVPSRDWLIGRADEWVGRGSEPSPQGAHGVTGGAHAGGGAGRLAGATGVAEAGGPVRPGGPGGARGVPGAHGSYGAHSGAGANGTGGRGGARGPMPSRPSGPSVPPGSLATPAPVGTGLPGAPGVPRQRQSDRSPGQRVSGGDVAALRSVGELFRTLDNAYGGGHARQALVRYLEHETEPMLRGTYGEATGRRLFSAAADLTRLAGWTSYDIAAHGLAQRYFVQALRLAQAAGDRAYGSYVLITMSRQAVYLGHGREAVQLARVAQQGIGPSAPPVVQALLHAVEARGHGVLGEARPCTTSLARAERALEIARPGDEVPHWARYFDEAQLADEFGHCHRDLQQYRAAAQYAERSLQLRSPAYARSRLFCRVVLACARLGLGELDQACALGAEAAQQAAEMRSVRATEYVRDFERRLEPYRDAAAARGYRDRVAALG